The sequence below is a genomic window from Anser cygnoides isolate HZ-2024a breed goose chromosome 8, Taihu_goose_T2T_genome, whole genome shotgun sequence.
TAAAgaccattttaaaagaaagtaaggAAGGTAGGAGTGAAAATTGGAAGCGATAATggcatttgctatttttaagtACTTTGCATTTTCAGGGTCTCTCTAGTACAACATAAatcaatttcatttatttagctCACTTTTAGCAACATAAAATCCAGTATGTACAGAATGGCACTTTAGCTGAACTTTAGTGAAAATGATTATCAATAGCTAGAAAATCAAAGGCACATGCTGAtcttaaaaataaccttttaaaGAATCACTTCTAAATTGCCTTGAATTAGAATGTCAAGTTGAGATCAATTTATCTTATAAGAGCATATTTAACGAGTTACCTGGGAATTGGAGAACTTTTCAGCCCTTTTTTGTTCAAAAGAACGTATTTTAGCTTCACTCATCTTATCTGAGTCTGCAAAAATATAATGTCTAGGCGAGTATGACTCTGACAAACAACTAAGTAACCTCAGGATTTCTGTTGTGTGCCctcctgtaaaaacaaaataaactgctgTTAGTACATGAAATATTATGTaactttccatttcttcagTTGAATTAGTCgctttcccttttaaaattttttagtACTAATAGTATCAGTCACACTCTTCTGAAAGGAGAAGATTCAATTAAAGGATGATTGAGACTGTTTAAGTAACATAATGGCAATTCAGGTCCCACTGAAGCTATATGGATGGAAGTTCTTCAGTTAAATGAGATTGAAACAGGATCATACAGAAGTGAGACATTTGTGTTTAATGTCCTATATAACACGCAAAAATAATTGGGTAGAGTTACACTGCAGTCCATATTCAGAGACCATACCCAAGTCCAGCtgtcaaaataaaactgaatagGAGCTGCACCTTGGATGTGTAACTCTCACTGACCCGCCCGAGTGTTCAGCCTATGGCCTGGGAGACCAGATTCGGGGACTGCGCCGTCCCAGCTTGTAATGCTGGAAACGAGCAGGCAGCAATTTCACTCTGCAGCTAGGTCAGCGCAAAAGCTGAATGCCACGCACCAGACAGTCCAGCCCCAGCCAAAATGCCTCACCTACTGCCCTCGCATGGGTGTCGAGCTTTTAACTGCAAGGTCACTTTGTTCGGGGAGCTGAACTGGCAGTAGGCTGAAGAGAAGggcatgttctttttttttttttttttgtcagtttagTTTCTAGAACTGGGGGTATATGAATAACGGTgaagtggggagggggaagacgGTGTGGCTGTGTAGAAGGAAGTCTGCTCACCTGGGGCTGGATCAGCCTAACATCAGGCTGCACCCCGAAGTATGTACACGAGCGTTTATGGGATGTGTTGCTTTGTGCGCTGCTGGAAGTTGCAGACCAGAACAGTGAGCTGGACGtatccctgctgcctcctgttgTCGGCTTTCATCAGCCTCCTCTGAGACCTTTGCTATTGAAGCCAGGTGTCCCGGCCCAGCAAGGATCTGACGCTGCTGGACGAGGAGCAAGAATTTGCTCCCTCCCCACATGATTTTATGCACcagttttcaaacatttttggaGGGATTTTCTCGTAAGCGATGGCTTGTTGAagctttcacagattttaataaAGTCGTCTGAGCATTCAAAGAAGTCTGTAATAATGGGTCTGAGCGTTGTGTGAATCTTAACCGACTGATGAATTTCTTCACCTGGgaaacctttttatttatttttttaatatgtgcaAACTAGATTTGACaggactgaagaaaaacaagcacatTACCAGTCCTGGCCGGAGTAAAATCACCTGACGTTACAAAAACGCCGTCAAACAGCACAAAGACCGGCATTATTTTCTCGCCGGTCAGCGTGTAAGAAGCCCAGGGCTACGGCTCCACCGCGACTACAACTCCCGGCACGCACCGGGACGCCCAGTGAACCCCGCAGTCGCCCTCGCTCCGCGCTGCATGCCGGGAGCTGTAGTTCCCGCCGTCCTCCGCGGGCTCCCCGCCGCGCGACCCGCTGGCGGCGACCCCTACTCACCGGAGCCGGCCAccaccagcaggctgaggggaggcgcCCGCCGCCCACGCCGTCTCCTTGCCAGGAACGCCAAGGGGacgagcaggaggaggaggaggagcaggatggCGGCGGTGCCGCTCAGCAGGGGCAGCGGCGGCTCCATGGCGCGGCCGCGGGCGGCACCTCCCGGCCTACGGCGGCCGGCGCGGCTCAAAGCTCCCCGCTGGGCGGGAGCGCGGGCACCGGCAcggcagcccccacagccccagggcaggcagaCACCGGCGTGAGGTGAGGGCTTCTGTGCCGCTGGCCCTCCGTGCGGCAGGAGGTGTAGCCCCCGTGATTAAGTTATACGGTACGAAATACCCGCGTGGTTCCGCTGGGTCTTGAGGGAGTTTGCAAACACACGCAGACATGACCCCTATCCAGGTATGTATGCGTACGTGGAATTACCGCTCACATACCGTACAACGATGCATAGACACAGGAACGTCGGTGTTCTGCCGCCTCTCACGAGCCctgtttgtatttcttctaaCGCTTTAGCCTTTCATTCCAGTAGGAAACGTGAAGCACCACACCGGCATTCATTCCATCCCTGTCAGCAGCCAGCCGTTGGCGAGGAGGTTGTGATCGTGCAGCCGTTGGGACTAATTTCAGATGAGGTGTGCGTTTGCTAAAAGAGAGTAGGAGATCAAGAGAGAGTAAGAGAGTAGGAgatctggttggaggctggtcactagtggtgtcccccagggctcggtactggggccagccctctttaatatctttattgacgatctggatgagggcgtccagtgcaccctcagtaagtttgcagatgacaccaagctaagtgcgtgtgtcgatctgctcgagggaaggaaggctctgcaggaggatctggataggctggaccgatgggctgaggtcaactgcatgaagttcaacaaggccaagtgccgggtcctgcacctggggcgcaacaaccccaagcagagctacaggctgggagatgagtggctggaaagctgcctggccgagaaggacctgggagtattggtggatagtcggctgaatatgagccagcagtgtgcccaggtggccaagaaggccaacagcatcctggcctgtataagaagcagtttggccagcaggtctagggaagtgattgtgcccctgtactcggctctggtgaggccgcacctcgagtactgtgttcaattttgggcccctcgctacaagaaggacatggacgtgctcgagagagtccagagaagggcaacgaagctggtgaggagtctggagaacaagtcttacgaggagcggctgagggagctgggcttgttcagcctggagaagaggaggctcaggggcgacctcatcgctctctacagttaccttaaaggaggctgtagagaggtgggggttggtct
It includes:
- the ALG14 gene encoding UDP-N-acetylglucosamine transferase subunit ALG14 isoform X2, which produces MEPPLPLLSGTAAILLLLLLLLVPLAFLARRRRGRRAPPLSLLVVAGSGGHTTEILRLLSCLSESYSPRHYIFADSDKMSEAKIRSFEQKRAEKFSNSQFTLDRIPRSREVRQSWTSSVVTTLYSILYSFPLTYKLKPDLADCTISELFFSLKNEVMISFGSYFEIMSWVCHPFFFFTYSIASSV